The Clavelina lepadiformis chromosome 1, kaClaLepa1.1, whole genome shotgun sequence genome segment CCTAACCTTGTGAAGATCAAATTATAGGCTAGGCCTATAGGGATAGCTTACGCCGGTACGTTTTTAGCTTACTTGCGTGCATATACCTCTAGCCTATTTCtgtatttttccatttttttgttgggGTTGCCTAGCTTACTACCGTACTGCATGCAAGGAGGCAATAGCGGAATGAGAATTTACTTATGTAATTAACATCCTCTGGTAAATTTAAGAACATTCAATTCTCTGCACGATGAAGGTTGCACTAACCTACGCAATGTCCTACCAAGTGAACGTCAAGCCTACGTTAAGGCTAGGACTGATTAATGTAATGACCATTCATTTGTCAGGTGGTGATAGATTCAAGTTGTGGCATAAACAtcttaaatatattttctttttctgctAGTTCTTGATGGTGGATTGAGCAGAGATGGTTGGATTCATAGTTTTGGACTCTTGCTCCAGCTCCGATAAAGCCACTACGGTCACTAATCAAAGATGACTGGAAATTTCCTACCGAAACCAACTAGTATTAAGCACACGTTCAAACCATGCTACAAGTAAATAGAATACCAAGCACTGGAACTTAAATTGTAGACCAAAATTTTCTTAACTTAATTGGCTTGCGGAGCGCTTTTAAAATAACTACCATATGTTAAACTACTGCCTACGCAGCTTATAAATTGAGGAGTAGTCGCTATGTATGACAGCCAAAAATTCTAGTTGGAAAGCTTTATGACAAGCTGAAAGCGTAACGTGAACAGCGCCTTGATATGGTAAGCAAATGTCTTTGcacttaaacccggcgatgattcctcatcgcggGAGCCCGtttaccgagctagcctttgtgcaagttctgatTGTCACACACTTTCTATTTAATTTTCTTATAATATTGcctgaatttagaactgtctaCCAGGttcactgaacaggagcaattGTCGGTActgccttgcccaagggcattacaacgaCATAACGCCACTTAGTATCGAACACGGCCACATTTGTTGCGAGGCCAGCGCTTGAACTACTCGGCTACTTCTACGAGTGGCCGaaagaaaaaacatttattacatTATAAACCATTGACCATTTATCAGTACGGTTTCATTTGACAAAATATATGGGAAAAATAACCTAAATATCTAATAATGCAGTAATTTGGATATTAAAAGCATGTTTAACTAGTTCAAGTATTATCGATTATTTCTACCATATCGGCATATACCTTACTGCAGCctatttgaaaatgaatttacGAACAAGATGTTTTGATGATTTCAATGGCCTTGCAGCTTGCAAAAGCTCAATTTTAACTAAATTGGCTGTTTATTGCACATTTTACCTGGTGGAGGCTAAAACACATTACTTTGTTGGGTTTAGACATGATGCACCAAAGAATGATTTTTATTACAACATAAATTCAGTAGCTTTTGTAATGATTAAGACGAAATAAGATAGCATAACCCTTGTTGTTGCCGACGTGAAAGTATCCGCTGTTAGGACTGAACCCTATTTGGCGGGCCATTAACAAGCTTTTGTTCTGAAAATCGGGgaagtttgaaaaaacttgCAACGATTGCATgtgaacaaacttgactgcaTTCAGGTGAGTGTTGGATGCCATTGCGAGTATTTCACAAGTTGAATTAAATTCCAAGCCCGTCACTGGAGTTTGCAGATTCATGAACGACTTCAGCGGCTTGGGTTGTGGCTGAAATATTGAATCAATTCCATACATGTTCACAATTCCACTGTACGAACCACAAGCCACTGTCCTACTGTCTGGCGAAACTGCAATCGCTGTTCCATTCACACAACCCTAAACAAAGAGTCGTCATATTATTTATCCTGTAATGGATTTAGAGCCAATTTGCAATGATctgaattttgttttagttaatatACTATCATACTCAGGCTAATAGTATGTATGTACATGTTCACAAGCACTCATACTGCAAAACTTTACTTGGTTTACTTCATCACCAAAAGCATTGTCACTTACTAAACCAGATTTTATTTCTATCAACATGAGACAATAAATCTTGCCTGGTCGACAAATGTATCAATACATTGCCGCCTTCTCATATCCCACACATACACCATGGCATCATCACCAAATGATAACATTTGCTGCCCATCATTAAGAAATGCGATGTCTTCCACAGTTCCGTTCATTTTCAAAGTGGACACAAGTTCTTTTGTAGTTGAATCAACAACGTGCATTTTTCCAAAACTAtggaaaaaaagaaaacaaaattttgacttaACTATATAAATACAATTGACAGGTATTGAATAATTTTGTTCGAACGTGAACAAAACAACATTGACTGCAAAGGTAACAACATAATATTATTTCATAAcaataaaatgattaattttacCCATCAATAAAAACACTACAACAATAATTTACCTTGACAGAAATATGAGATGTTTCTTATCAGGTGAAACCTTGAAATTGATGAGCTTGGTGTCACTAACTCCTTTGATTGATGGAACTTTTGCTACTTTTCCTGACATCATGTCATAACTATAAAGCCATTTTAAATTGGATGACATCAGAATTTCAGTCCCATTCGATAAGAAATGGGCGCAGCGTATCGGGTATTTATCCATAAAAAGGCTGTGAATTTTAGAATTTTTCTTGCCATCAACTTGAAAAAGATTAAGATTGCAATCTTGCGAAGCTGTCAGTGCAATTTGTGCGCTCTGATGAAACTCGCAAGCTTCCAATTTAAGTTGTGATGGTTGTTGTTTGTTAATGTCAACACATCGAGTCACATCAACATTCTGTTTGGGCAGTATTACTCTGTTGGCAGCTTTGTACTTTGAAGGTAACATTTCATCATCAGAACTGTCATTTTTGTCTCGACTGATTGAAGCCCATTTCGGAGCAGGACCAAGCGCCTTCTCAAATTCATTACGTCGAGTATCAAGGGTCGCTGTCGTTCCAAACCCAGGTTCATTATCATCTACATCAGTCCACGCTGGCTTTGTTGGTTCATGTGTACTTGTAACTGAGGGTCTGTCGGTATCTGTTTCTGCAGCAGATGAAACTATACCCCCAAATATAACATTTTCAAGAATTTCTTCTTCTCTCTGATTCTCTTTGTTTGCTGCATCTTCAGaaggaaaagtttttttaagaCTTGGCTTATCTGCAAACTCTTCAGATTTACTTTGGGGAAGTTCCCTTTTCTTAGCTCGTCTCAGCATTGTGACAAGTTATAGTCATGCAACCATGTAGATACAATTATAACCTACTGGTGATACAACACTGAAAGTAAGTATAAACATGGTTACTATCTAAAAGTGAAGAACAATTCATAAAAAGTAGTAATTAGCCAAACAACACTTGATTGCATGGTTGTCTTTTACGTGGCTTATGTGGTCAGGCTCAATGGATTTAGTTGAGATGGTTTTAATTCAGAAGAATGGTATCAAATGTAGATCGAAAAGCACAATATGCGAGAGCATCCATAACAACAAATAATACTGCTTGGGCTACCTTTTCACCAACAGTATGGCCCTGGGTTGGTTTATTAACCCAATAGTTTATCGATTTGTACCTTGTATCCTAGCAAAGGTATCCAAAATATACGATCAAAATCAAATGGTAGATGCTTAAGTAATGTTGCTAACAGACAAAAGACTCTGGTTCGAGCATGATAAGACGTTTCTTTTGCTGGGATTTGGTGGCCATTTGGTGGTCATTTACTATGATTCTACCCTATAGGCTACTAATTTCGGCttgaattaaaaaattcaatttttttcatgttaaaCTACATGCTACACACCATACTACCAATTATTATTCGTCTTTCAGCATTTGGTTACATTattcttgcacgttttaagcctttgggCTTTGCTGTTTTTCCCGCTCATTCGTTGTTTGCTGTTGGAATTGTTATTTTAACCTATCATGCTATAATGGttagtgttttatttttcgtccccCATCAAGCCATCATACAGTAACGaaacataaacaatacaaaccATACTAAATAGACAGATCGTGGCTGGGCATCTCATCGACATCGCTCGATCTAAACTTTCCAAAACAGATCTCCTTTTAATTATAAAGCACTAAATTGCACATATATATTTTCTCGGGCAACATGACTTCTGAAAAGTATAATTTATGAAAACCGTACGCCATTAAGCGTTACTATGTTAGAAACGCACTTACGCAATGACTTATGAATAACAACTCTAACCATATAAACCATGGTTATTGGTTCGATAAGgtattattagttattacattTTCCACAACTCCACGAGATGGGCGATTGCGTAGGGAACAAATTCCCCCAAACTGATGCTTATGACCTGcttataagatatctatgataAAGTCAAAAGTACTATATGCGTAAACAAATCGCAAAATTTGCCTGTTGTAGGTTTAGAGcttaataataacaatactGTACTCTGaaatacattgcaaaataaagtaGGAAGATGAACTTGAGCAACTAATTACCGAACTCGGATTCGATCTCCAAAACGACATGTACCTAAGATTAACGGTAAAGTTCTCCGGTAATAAGATCCGCAAAACTTGGTAAATCAAACCAAGAAATTCGAAATAATAAACTCTGCAAAGCTGTAACAATAATAAACCTGATAATAACAAAGCAAACGTTGCCAGCCATCTCCACGAACATCCCAATCACACAATAAACTTTGCTAAACCGGATATTTTATAAATGGCTGGTCAAGATCGGAAACTGAAGACAAAAACTCAACCAGTCAACAAACTTTAACTATCTCTCAATTTAGACTTTATATCGGTCACTTcctttatatttttgtaacattCAACGCAGTCCTTATGTGGGTATTCGTCAGTTGTTCGTTATTTCTCTCACTGCAGTAGTTAAAAATCTCGCCGTTTTTATTGTTTCTCTAAGTCTACTTCCAGGATGATTGTATTGTCAACCGAAATGTTtcattaataaatatttttttgctgttttggtCATGTATCCGTTATACCAACGATATAaactttatacttttacttTATATCGTTGATTATACAGTCACGCTCAAGCgaatatgaaatttttgtaaaactttttgttgtgaCATTTTAACGTCCATGATTAAGTGTGCACTTTGTGAAAAGCATTTTGATGGATAAGTCAAACACCAAATAAAGGAATTCCCTTTCAAGATTAAATCGATTCCTTGTTTCTGAAGACCAATAAACTATTTGAGCAGTTGTTTGTACTCAATTTCAAACTGGTTATAGGCATGCTGAGAAAGATAccatattttgtttgaaactttctGGAAGTAGTTAAACCTGATTATGCGAAGTCGCAGCAATTCTGGAGTTAAATTGGACAATTATGCTCGGATTATTCAAAGAAGTATTTTGAAGTTTCAGGTGAATTTGTcttacaaactttttttaattagttGAATGAGGAGCAAGTGTTCTTCGATCGCCTGTACTTAACAATAGAAATTTTTGACCCACTTTGATTATTCTTTAAAGTACAAGTGTTCTAGATACtggattgtaaaaa includes the following:
- the LOC143453232 gene encoding U3 small nucleolar RNA-associated protein 18 homolog — encoded protein: MLRRAKKRELPQSKSEEFADKPSLKKTFPSEDAANKENQREEEILENVIFGGIVSSAAETDTDRPSVTSTHEPTKPAWTDVDDNEPGFGTTATLDTRRNEFEKALGPAPKWASISRDKNDSSDDEMLPSKYKAANRVILPKQNVDVTRCVDINKQQPSQLKLEACEFHQSAQIALTASQDCNLNLFQVDGKKNSKIHSLFMDKYPIRCAHFLSNGTEILMSSNLKWLYSYDMMSGKVAKVPSIKGVSDTKLINFKVSPDKKHLIFLSSFGKMHVVDSTTKELVSTLKMNGTVEDIAFLNDGQQMLSFGDDAMVYVWDMRRRQCIDTFVDQGCVNGTAIAVSPDSRTVACGSYSGIVNMYGIDSIFQPQPKPLKSFMNLQTPVTGLEFNSTCEILAMASNTHLNAVKFVHMQSLQVFSNFPDFQNKSLLMARQIGFSPNSGYFHVGNNKGYAILFRLNHYKSY